From Besnoitia besnoiti strain Bb-Ger1 chromosome X, whole genome shotgun sequence, one genomic window encodes:
- a CDS encoding DNA polymerase I domain-containing protein (encoded by transcript BESB_016010), with amino-acid sequence MKTHASASLRWRSLPLASALPSLPSPARPSPLLRAARRTPRRREARDDSVETGLSTKSRNAACPPHPASASCGSSLSPSLGELPRGEASRSSLASADEEGAFSSLFFALDTPGEVLGSAQEAGVPSARDAGVSAAAVGEEEAEDAPPAPRAAFRPLEAREGVQSDAQEGGTPEASRESHAASRSAGDGQGELNARGGSEGLRETNERSARERERDRRKQAAEALASKATENARGSKKAGKKANAAPNSPALSASPAEEGGLEAQAQAQPREGETAPEASEAAEAGKKEKKAKKVKKEEKPRKTAKRRDVIFDPKEAWQAFLAAPENGISSLSAYEARAASDTSDDYHEARVVVGSAEELDRLLHAQFVLSAAFRASPHVTQTASLAPPAAPPFACSQFPAPAAPQPASLQSVTLQSSAPPQASPPRSRASSRALPPCAPPAGATAVGVAAGSPRFSSLASGGGASSARGGLGEAFPQASLGTLLCLFEDGTSTTRSSKRLAEARYLNRTYRSRFPEPVAFLLSLAAEQGPAPDAAEQPRGGGAASEQGVSGAQSLAAGAHEKAIRAKHFRWLHVLLPCNPRLFGGTLALGALANADGACASASAAFAPGGFASASPSLSPSPSSSFVPSAAAASSGAASSGAPPEAEGDFAQRVWSFLRLLAHVDGLMLRSGGPLFCFSAQDTLRPLLQRFPRDVLSFRALLDGSLVHWLLHPDAPVDSAKPGALEQCVAFNEAEARRLDPALALPVWPPLAPLATSPPPSLASSEADAADEEKKLQGVDAAGGEGGAKKKKARKPKAVRQRKAEELLELTEPSLVAFKVRRSVQRNGDGETASGVAFARERGRCGAGGGGGLGPRLGAGFSCLRVEAFLCSFAAFFGFLSQEELEATAADKGAAGVSSSASFHWHRVFRDAALLTRLSLAARHLLRENQLVRPLLTQEIPVAALLALLDVTGVAIQPQAYERLKSSLDAALVALEREVNRVAGTSSPVQVASPAQLSKLLFDDLALPLPGRAVAAVSGSRPRRAPAKNVSARSTAEEVLQEIADLHPVVPLIQSFRSLAKLRSTYVESTAALSLSSTCPLSAQEGAAFKVAFKIYDEIAPKRASCSGEPGASQGACAETAERGEGEDATDELCVFADAARDYPALYPTQHPRMFTRWNQTRTVTGRLSSSYPNLQNIPKVMELPSPSSLVSSLAAESASSPAAAHSAPSVFSHLPRNVNCRDAFRDDAQDGSSVLIAADYAQIEMRLLAHFCGAGPLQSLLLGRAVSGCGREADTNEPVDLYREMAALYADIPSNQVTKDLRDKVKVTCLALIYGSGTCTIARQMNISLAAASAFRSKFLFVFPDVSQFIRSIIAKGRDDGFVTTLTGRRRYIPEAKSNNSHVRALGERLSVNSCIQGSASDLMKIGMMRLQAELLAHPWDPACLPPRLLLSVHDELVLHCARIHLDPLAKMIKTCLTQDMPVDVPLDVSISAGPTWGALTKLAV; translated from the exons ATGAAGACGCATGCAAGCGCCTCCCTGCGATGGAggtctcttcctctcgcgtccgcgctgccttcgctgccttctcccgcgcgtccttctccgctccttcgcgcggctcgtcgcACGCCACgacggcgggaggcgcgcgatgACAGCGTGGAAACGGGTCTCTCGACAAAGTCGCGAAATGCCGCTTGTCCTCCGCACcccgcttccgcgtcttgCGGCTCTTCGTTGTCTCCTTCCTTAGGCG AGTTGCCTCGGGGGGAGGCCTCGCGGAGttcgctcgcctcggcggacgaagaaggcgctttttcttctctcttcttcgcgctggACACGCCGGGTGAGGTGCTTGGCAGCGCGCAAGAGGCGGGGGTTCCATCCgcacgcgacgccggagtctcagccgccgcggtcggagaggaggaagcggaggacgcaccacctgcgccgcgcgccgcgttccGCCCGCtcgaagcgcgcgaaggggtacagagcgacgcgcaggagggagggacgcctgaggcgagccgcgagtcACACGCGGCGAGtcgaagcgccggcgacgggcAGGGGGAATTAAACGCGCggggaggcagcgaaggctTGCGCGAAACGAACGAGAGatcggcgcgcgagagagaaagagatcggaggaagcaggcggcggaggcgctcgcctccaagGCGACCGAGAACGCAAGGGGCAGCAAGAAAGCAGGAAAGAAAGCAAACGCGGCGCCAAATTCTCCCGCGCTCTCGGCGAGTcctgcggaggaggggggacTCGAGgcacaggcgcaggcgcagccgcgggaggGCGAGACCGCGCCTGAGGCGTCTGAGGCGGCTGAAgctggaaaaaaagagaaaaaagcgaaaaaggtgaagaaggaggagaagccgAGGAAAACTGCCAAGAGGCGAGACGTAATATTCGACCCAAAAGAGGCCTGGCAGGCGTTCCTCGCGGCTCCGGAAAACGGCATTTCCTCCCTCAGCGCctacgaggcgcgcgcagcaagCGACACCAGCGACGACTATCACGAG GCCCGTGTCGTCGTCGGAAGCGCTGAGGAGCTCGACCGGCTCCTGCACGCGCAGTTtgtcctctccgcggctttTCGTGCTTCCCCCCACGTCACGCAGACCGcgagtctcgcgcctcccgccgccccgcccttCGCATGTAGCCAGTttccggcgcccgccgcgccgcagcctgcgagTCTGCAGTCTGTGACGCTGCAGTCTtcagctccgccgcaggcatcgcctccgcgcagccgcgcttcctcgcgcgcgctgccgccgtgcgcgccgcctgcgggcgcgacggcggtaggcgtcgcggctggctcgccgcgcttttcttcgctggcgagcggaggcggcgcctcgtctgcgaggGGAGGGCTGGGCGAGGCGTTCCCGCAGGCGAGCCTCGGCACGCTGCTGTGTCTGTTCGAGGACGGCACTTCGACGACGCGGTCGtcgaagcgcctcgcggaggctcGCTACCTAAACCGCACCTACCGCTCGCGCTTCCCCGAgcccgtcgccttcctcctttcCCTCGCTGCAGAGCAAGGACCGGCGCCTGACGCCGCGGAacagccgcgcggaggcggcgcagcctcggaGCAGGGCGTCAGCGGGGCGCAGTCCCTCGCGGCGGGTGCCCATGAGAAGGCGATTCGCGCGAAGCACTTCCGCTGGTTGCATGTGCTGCTCCCCTGCAATCCGCGGCTGTTTGGAGGGactctcgccctcggcgccctcgccaaCGCGgatggcgcatgcgcgtcggcatctgcggccttcgcgcccggcggcttcgcctcggcttcgccctcgctgtctccgtcgccctcgtcgtctttcgtgccgtctgcagccgctgcgtcttcgggtgctgcgtcttcgggtgcgccgcctgaggcggagggcgacttcgcgcagcgcgtctggagtttcctgcggctgctcgccCACGTCGATGGCCTGATGcttcgcagcggcggcccgctcttctgcttctccgctcaagacacgctgcgcccgctgctgcagagatTCCCCCGAGACG TGCTGAgtttccgcgcgctgctggacgGCAGCCTCGTCCACTGGCTGCTTCACCCCGACGCGCCAGTGGACTCTGCGAAGCCCGGAGCCCTGGAACAATGCGTGGCGTTcaacgaggcggaggcgcggcgcctcgaccccgcgctcgcccttcCGGTCtggccgccgctggcgccgctcgccacttcgccgccgccgagcctcgcgagcagcgaggcagacgccgcggacgaagagaagaagctccAAGGCGTAGACgctgcggggggggagggcggtgcgaagaagaaaaaggcaaGAAAGCCAAAGGCTGTGCGGCAGCggaaggcagaggagctcctcgagcTCACAGAGCCCAGCCTTGTGGCCTTCAAGGTGAGGCGCTCGGTGCAGAGAAATGGAGACGGAGAAACCGCTTCCGGCGTCGCATTCGCCCGCGAGCGGGGAAGGTGCGGGgctggggggggaggcggcctcgggcCTCGCCTGGGCGCAGGGTTTTCATGTCTTCGCGTTGAGgcctttctctgcagctttGCGGCGTTCTTCGGTTTCTTGTCTCAGGAGGAactggaggcgacggcggcagacaaaggcgccgcgggagtgTCTTCTTCAGCGAGCTTCCACTGGCACAGGGTGTTTCGAGACGCCGCACTCCTCACGCgactctccctcgcggcgcggcatcTTCTCCGAGAGAATCAACTCGTCAG GCCGCTGTTGACTCAGGAGATCCCTGTggctgcgcttctcgcgcttctcgacGTGACCGGCGTCGCCATCCAGCCGCAGGCGTACGAGCGGCTCAAGTCCTCCCTAGAT GCTGCGCTGGTGGCCTTGGAGAGGGAAGTGAATCGCGTCGCAGGCACGTCTTCGCCGGTTCAAGTCGCGTCCCCTGCACAGCTCTCCAAGCTCCTTTTTGACGACttggcgctgccgctgcccggGCGAGCTGTCGCTGCAGTCAGCGgcagtcgcccgcgccgcgcgcctgcgaagaaTGTCTCTGCGCGATCGACTGCCGAAGAAGTTCTCCAG GAAATCGCGGATCTGCACCCAGTCGTGCCTCTAATTCAGAGCTTCCGGTCGCTGGCCAAGCTGCGGTCGACGTATGTCGAGAGCACGGCAGCG ctctcgctctcctcgacgTGCCCGCTGAGCGCacaggagggcgcggcaTTCAAAGTCGCCTTCAAAATCTACGACGAGATCGCGCCGAAGCGAGCttcctgcagcggcgagcccggGGCCTCACAGGgggcctgcgcagagactgcggagcgaggcgaaggagaagacgcgacggacgagctctgcgtcttcgcagacgccgcgcgagactACCCTGCCCTCTATCCCACGCAGCATCCGCG AATGTTCACGCGGTGGAATCAGACGCGGACTGTCACGGGGCGGCTGTCATCTTCGTATCCAAATCTGCAAAACATCCCCAAGGTCATGGAGCTtccgtctccctcttctctcgtctcgtctctcgctgcggagtctgcctcgtcgcccgcggctgcgcactcggcgccttcggtcTTCTCTCACCTGCCGCGGAACGTCAACTGCCGAGACGCATTCCGCGACGACGCTCAGGACGGCTCATCGGTTCTCATCGCTGCCGACTATGCCCAAATTGAAATGCGTCTTTTG GCGCACTTCTGTGGAGCGGGTCCCCTTCAGTCGCTGTTGCTCGGTCGCGCGGTGTCGGGTTGCGGGCGCGAAGCCGACACCAACGAGCCCGTCGACCTCTACAGAGAAATGGCCGCCTTATATGCGGATATTCCTTCCAATCAGGTCACCAAAGACCTGCGCGACAAA GTCAAGGTCACGTGTTTGGCGTTGATCTACGGTAGCGGGACTTGCACCATCGCGCGACAGATGAACAtttctctcgcggcggcctctgcgttccGCTCGAAGTTTCTTTTTGTCTTCCCAGACGTCTCGCAGTTCATTCGCAGCATCATCGCCAAgggccgcgacgacggaTTCGTCACCACGCTGACTG ggcgccgccgctacATTCCTGAGGCAAAGAGCAACAATAGCCACGTGCGTGCCCTCGGCGAACGCCTCAGCGTCAACAGTTGCATTCAGGGTTCCGCGAGCGACCTGATGAAAATCGGCATgatgcgcctgcaggccgaGCTCCTCGCCCA TCCGTGGGACCCCGCgtgccttccgccgcgttTGCTGCTCTCGGTGCACGACGAGCTCGTGCTCCACTGCGCACGTATCCATTTGGATCCTCTCGCGAAAATGATCAAAACGTGCCTCACGCAGGACATGCCAGTAGATGTCCCCCTCGACGTCTCCATCAGCGCAGGACCGACCTGGGGCGCTCTCACGAAACTCGCCGTCTAA
- a CDS encoding hypothetical protein (encoded by transcript BESB_016020): protein MAFSSGLCLRRPCLPEAASVKAGEARSRRPVRLDSRRLSSASLYSSVLACTCSRLPPLPSAPASAVDLPQSAPPTRVVCLASWPVAPAAPVGAPSPSSSFLPCFAGARPFRPSPCPAFSALSAAQSPSSPLSRAMSVRAASSASSASLLAKTAPARRVPTPGASELKGRDSKPLPSAGCALALALQRLALGRKKRHARQKEEESGAVSHPQDASLRSAAKGDAGRGGASWGEAEDAEIAKTLAELAALIHRAAAANATRVVQHFPASPLSSESARAAASASALPQSPDGFPALASPSCERVLPPAPFSPPSALRASTSAGEKQPTPLQCCVALHACATLLSQSRLHPPAERREAPSGGRAEAIACLERQLVSSRLAADASPSRVEEARRLFRQSTEAEEGERMRRGGGDSDAAALHAALQREAEFVSKASELDWSRLPLYPFLPSSAHSAAVSASLPSHAAPCQSGPGSSAESFSSFSPSASLQFSAFSSPSLPSSSLAPPPSFFLSAFPPAVLLRHVTALLIQRAFALLHLCSVKQLVLLTSELSRLLPLLPFPSSADQVELYRHALACRVREEEAHRRVYLEKKLRRSRERRQKEKERQRAQRDCISSVVTSHSSSAAPPPPSGEREGSRTPEPAGASLSRSGAASAQTAASDSPSADVKEESPGGNGGEVYFEGDACGETPRVSRARLLASRVSATSRLAASSPAELSKSPSLAATSPAFQAHRLAASTLLLLVLRRLALRQRKRKASEAETLSPRALAALAHAVAALSAESVQLLQEADRAQATARSGSARPPDIDAEIESAKEGDGEEDEAARRLPLPLKRTSGGGEMLDRKQEALGSLASEGGATRERDCIGVKEWSFRTRRERRTERGRRIVDLSAGSECGLSPSTQSPPGRALGRAPRQLPPTLHSASPPCTPARAGIASPVLTSDASAPSPSLARSSEAEESPARFAARVAAEAGALGCALLLRGERRSSGDEEASFFFQACLRQLERFQAKDAAMLLRALVRLKAFPVAVGATRTKPSELLRRLPLRLVELVPRMSAAELSLLLPSVFSVCFACFKAANPHCAVALPKQGEKHLFSSLRAGEKREENFMMQTACLLPPSPVSARASVLAAAASPPASQRKEDKRKTGRAELAHASEPRQGGDGNGSKQKEEDWLQATRAWSAVVEVAEQRCVYLTMVDAELRQREAEARGLKQGVAGDGLTANRHTDTDKLRDALSSFYAR, encoded by the exons ATGGCATTCTCATCCGGCctctgcctgcggaggccgTGCCTGCCTGAGGCCGCCTCTGTGAAAGCTGGTGAGGctcgcagccggcggcctgTGCGGCTCGAttctcgccgcctctcctctgcatctCTCTACTCTTCGGTGCTCGCTTGCACCTGTTCTcgcttgccgccgctgccttctgctCCAGCCTCCGCCGTAGACCTTCCTCAGTCTGCACCGCCGACGCGCGTCGTTTGTCTCGCGTCATGGCCcgtggcgcctgcagcgcccgtcggcgcgccttcgccttcgtcgtcttttCTGCCTTGCTTTGCGGGCGCCAGGCCTTTCAGGCCTTCGCCTTGCCCTGCGTTTTCGGCGCTCTCGGCTGCGcagtctccgtcgtcgcctctgtctcgcgcgaTGTCCGTgcgcgctgcttcgtctgcgtcttcggcctcgctgctcgccaaAACGGCGCCGGCTCGGCGTGTACCTACAccgggcgcgagcgagctgaAGGGAAGAGACTCGAAGCCGCTCCCCTCGGCAGGctgcgcgctcgctctcgcgcttcagCGTCTGGCGCTCGGCCGCAAGAAGCGACACGCGCGACaaaaagaggaggaaagtGGAGCGGTCTCGCACCCGCAAGATGCGTCGCTCAGGAGCGCGGCGAAAGGAGAcgcggggagaggaggcgcttcCTGGGGGGaagccgaagacgccgagatTGCGAAGACGCTCGCCGAGCTCGCTGCGTTGATCCAtagagccgctgccgcaaACGCGACGCGAGTGGTGCAGCACTTTCCTGCTTCTCCTTTGTCGTCTGAGTCCGCTcgtgctgcggcgtctgcttctgcgctgcCTCAGTCTCCAGATGGCTTCCCGGcactcgcctcgccttcgtgcgAGCGGGTTTTGCCTCCCGCTCCGTtctctccgccctccgctctgcgtgcctcgACCTCTGCGGGGGAGAAACAGCCCACGCCGCTCCAGTGCTGTgtggcgctgcatgcgtgcgcgaCGCTCCTGTCGCAGTCTCGGCTTCACCCTCCCGCcgaaaggagagaggcgccgagcggggggcgcgcagaggcgatcGCCTGCCTGGAGCGAcagctcgtctcctcgcgcctcgccgcggacgcctcccCCAGCAGGGTtgaagaggcgcggaggctctTTCGGCAGTCGactgaggcagaggaaggcgagcgcatgcgccgaggcggaggagatagcgacgcagccgccctgcatgcggcgctgcagcgggagGCAGAGTTCGTttcgaaggcgagcgagctcGACTGGAGCCGTCTGCCCCTGTATCCATTTCTCCCTTCTAGCGCGCACTCagcggctgtctctgcgtctttgCCTTCGCACGCAGCTCCGTGTCAGTCGGGGCCGGGTTCAAGTGCAgagtctttttcttctttttcgccatctgcctctctgcagtTTTCTGCGTTTAGCTCTCCGAGtctgccctcctcctcgctggcgccgcctccttctttttttctgtccgcgtttcctcccgcggtgctgctgcggcatGTGACGGCGCTGTTAATccagcgcgccttcgcgctgcttCACCTTTGCTCCGTGAAGCAGCTGGTTTTGCTTACGAGCGAACTGTCGcggctgcttcctcttctgccgtttccttcttcagcGGACCAGGTGGAACTCTACAGGCACGCGCTGGCGTGCCGCgtgcgcgaagaagaggcacaCAGGCGCGTCTACctggagaagaagctgcgaaggagccgagagaggaggcaaaaagaaaaagaaaggcAACGTGCTCAGCGGGACTGCATTTCCTCGGTAGTGACTTCGCATTCCTCttcggctgcgcctcccccTCCAAGCGGTGAACGCGAGGGAAGCCGAACTCCGGAACCTGCAGGTGCCTCGCTTTCGCGCTcgggcgctgcgtctgcgcagacggCTGCAAGCGACTCGCCCAGCGCAGACGTCAAAGAAGAGTCTCCAGGGGGCAACGGCGGAGAGGTTTATTTTGAGGGAGACGCATGCGGTGAGACGCCTCGAGTTTcgagggcgcgcctcctcgcctcgcgggtcTCCGCGacctctcgcctcgcggcttcctcgccggcggaacTTTCGAAGAGTCCGAGCCTCGCCGCAACTTCGCCCGCTTTTCAGGCGCACAGGCTTGCAGCGAGTacgctgcttctcctcgtgctgcggcgcctcgcgcttcgccagcGGAAGCGAAAAGCCTCTGAGGCAGAGACCCTCTCTccacgcgccctcgccgccctcgcgcacgccgtcgcggctctctccgccgAGAGCGTGCAGTTGCTGCAGGAGGCTGACCGCGCGCAGGCAACCGCcagaagcggcagcgcgcggccgcctgacATCGACGCAGAGATAGAGAgcgcgaaggagggcgatggcgaggaagacgaagcagccaGGCGCCTGCCGCTACCTCTGAAGCGTACATCGGGTGGGGGGGAGATGCTGGATCGGAAACAGGAGGCGCTGGGGAGCCTGgcgagcgaaggcggcgcgacccGCGAGAGGGACTGCATCGGCGTGAAGGAGTGGAGTTTCAGGacgcgacgcgagcggcgtACAGAGCGCGGGAGGAGAATCGTCGATCTCTCTGCCGGCAGCGAGTGCGGTCTCTCTCCGTCAACGCAGTCTCCCCCAGGGCGCGCGCtcggtcgcgcgcctcggcagctgccgccgactTTACattccgcgtcgccgccttgtacgcctgcgcgggcggGTATCGCCTCTCCCGTGCTTACCTCggacgcgtcggcgccgtcgccttcgcttgcGAGATCGTCTGAGGCTGAGGAGAGTCCGGCGCGCTTcgcagcgcgcgtcgcggcggaggcaggcgcactCGGCTGCGCACTTCTCTtgaggggggagaggcgcagcagcggagacgaggaagcctcgtttttcttccaGGCGTGCCTCAGGCAGCTCGAGCGGTTCCAAGCGAAAGACGCCGCGATGCTGCTTCGCGCCCTCGTCAGACTGAAGGCCTTCccggtcgccgtcggcgcgacTCGCACCAAGCCGTCAGAG ctgcttcgccgtctgccgcttcgcctcgttgAGCTGGTGCCCAGGATGTCTGCCGCGGAGCTTTCGCTTCTCCTGCCTTCGGTTTTCTCGGTGTGCTTCGCGTGCTTCAAGGCCGCCAACCCGCACTGTGCTGTGGCGCTGCCGAAGCAAGGAGAGAAGCatcttttctcctctctgcgagcgggggagaaaagagaggagaacTTCATGATGCAAACGGCGTGTttgctgccgccttcgccggtgtcggctcgcgcctccgtcctcgcggcggctgcttcgccgcccgcaTCGCAGCGAAAAGAAGACAAAAGGAAGACAGGACGCGCCGAACTCGCGCACGCCAGCGAGCCACGCCAAGGGGGCGACGGCAACGGCAGCAagcagaaggaagaagactgGCTTCAGGCGACTCGCGCTTGGTCTGCCGTCGTTGAGGTAGCTGAACAAAGATGCGTGTACCTCACGATGGTGGACGCTgagctgcgccagcgagaggcggaggcgcgaggcctcaAACAGGGTGTCGCGGGAGACGGCCTAACGGCGAACAGGCACACTGACACTGACAAACTCCGAGACGCTCTGTCGAGCTTCTACGCGCGGTAG